A window of Desulfocurvibacter africanus subsp. africanus DSM 2603 contains these coding sequences:
- the gpt gene encoding xanthine phosphoribosyltransferase → MSSKDRYKQTYRVSWDQLHRDSKALAWKLVDVRPSWEGIIAITRGGLLPAAVIARELDIRRIDTVSVVSYDWKTQGEPRIVKPLAEETDGEGWLLVDDMVDTGKTARFIRELLPKAHFATVYAKPEGKPLVDTFITEVSQDTWILQPWDSEVQFVEPIVGQRST, encoded by the coding sequence GTGTCCAGCAAGGACCGTTACAAGCAAACCTATCGCGTATCCTGGGACCAACTGCACCGCGACAGCAAGGCCCTGGCCTGGAAGCTGGTGGATGTGCGGCCCTCCTGGGAAGGCATCATCGCCATCACCCGCGGCGGCCTGCTCCCGGCCGCGGTCATCGCCCGCGAGCTGGACATCCGGCGCATCGACACCGTCTCGGTGGTCAGCTATGATTGGAAGACGCAAGGCGAGCCGCGCATCGTCAAGCCCCTGGCCGAAGAGACCGACGGCGAGGGCTGGCTGCTGGTGGACGACATGGTGGATACTGGCAAGACCGCCAGGTTCATCCGCGAGCTGCTGCCCAAGGCGCACTTCGCCACGGTCTACGCCAAGCCCGAGGGCAAGCCCCTGGTGGACACGTTCATCACCGAAGTCAGCCAGGACACCTGGATCCTCCAGCCCTGGGACTCCGAAGTTCAGTTCGTCGAGCCCATCGTCGGACAGCGCTCGACGTAG
- a CDS encoding ABC transporter permease → MDFILDGLTTALRLLAGLDPETFSAVRATLATTFLAISTSLALGIPLGFCLGFFDFPGKRAARAVADTALALPTVVIGLIVFAFLSQRGPLGHLGLLFSISGMAVGLAILGLPIVVTMTATAVEGIDRRLTETLLTLGANRSQLAMASLWEARFPVMLATLTAFGRIVSEVGIAMMVGGNIKWHTRTITTAIAMETGKGEFAMGIALGIVLMSIAFLVTLSAHWIKRRAAP, encoded by the coding sequence ATGGACTTCATCCTCGACGGCCTAACCACCGCCCTGCGCCTACTGGCCGGGCTGGACCCGGAGACCTTCTCCGCCGTTCGGGCCACGCTGGCCACGACCTTCCTGGCCATCAGCACCTCCCTGGCCCTGGGCATTCCGCTGGGCTTCTGCCTGGGCTTCTTCGATTTCCCCGGCAAGCGTGCCGCGCGCGCCGTGGCCGATACGGCCTTGGCCCTGCCCACGGTGGTCATCGGCCTCATCGTCTTCGCCTTCCTGTCCCAGCGCGGCCCCCTGGGTCACCTGGGGCTTTTGTTCTCCATTTCAGGCATGGCCGTGGGCCTGGCCATCCTGGGCCTGCCCATCGTCGTCACCATGACCGCCACGGCCGTGGAAGGCATCGACCGCCGACTGACCGAGACCCTGCTGACCCTGGGCGCCAACCGCAGCCAACTGGCCATGGCCTCCCTGTGGGAGGCACGCTTCCCGGTCATGCTCGCGACGCTCACGGCCTTCGGGCGCATAGTGTCCGAGGTGGGCATCGCCATGATGGTCGGCGGCAACATCAAGTGGCATACGCGCACCATCACCACGGCCATCGCCATGGAGACGGGCAAGGGCGAGTTCGCCATGGGCATCGCCCTGGGCATCGTGCTCATGTCCATCGCCTTCCTGGTGACCCTCTCGGCCCACTGGATAAAGCGGAGGGCCGCGCCATGA
- a CDS encoding BMP family ABC transporter substrate-binding protein gives MKRIFTLLLALLCLGALAACGDSKEEAKPENAQAPAGETAQAPAGDLLVGFVYVSPVGDAGYSYAHDLGRKAVEDMEGVTTMYQEAVPEGPDSERVITNMARKGAKLIFTTSYGYMDPTIRVAKEFPETSFMHCSGFKTADNAGNYFGRIYQARYLTGMVAGSMTKKNIIGYVAAFPIPEVIRGANAFALGVRAVNPEAQVRVVWTKTWYDPTTEKEAAKSLLDVGADVIAQHQDSPGPQEAAQERGAYSIGYNSDMSQFAPKSHLTAAIWNWSVFYKDQVEKKLNGTWKPESLWWGMETGIVDIAPFGPMVPEEVKAQVEAAKQKIIAKELVVFAGPVKNQKGEVVIPDGQTATDEQLLGMNWFVQGVVGSTE, from the coding sequence ATGAAACGCATTTTCACGCTGCTGCTCGCGCTGCTCTGCCTCGGCGCGCTCGCCGCCTGCGGCGATTCCAAGGAAGAAGCCAAGCCGGAAAACGCCCAGGCGCCGGCCGGTGAAACCGCTCAGGCACCCGCCGGCGATCTGCTGGTGGGCTTCGTATACGTGTCGCCCGTCGGCGACGCCGGATACTCCTATGCCCATGACCTGGGCCGCAAAGCCGTGGAGGACATGGAAGGCGTGACCACCATGTACCAGGAGGCCGTGCCCGAGGGACCGGACTCTGAGCGCGTCATCACCAACATGGCTCGCAAGGGCGCCAAGCTCATCTTCACCACGAGCTACGGCTACATGGACCCGACCATCCGGGTCGCCAAGGAGTTCCCCGAGACATCCTTCATGCACTGCTCGGGCTTCAAGACCGCCGACAACGCCGGCAACTACTTCGGGCGCATCTACCAGGCCCGCTACCTTACGGGCATGGTCGCCGGCTCCATGACCAAGAAGAACATCATCGGCTACGTGGCCGCCTTCCCCATTCCCGAGGTCATCCGCGGCGCCAACGCCTTTGCCCTTGGCGTGCGCGCGGTGAATCCCGAAGCGCAGGTGCGCGTGGTCTGGACCAAGACCTGGTATGATCCGACCACCGAGAAGGAAGCCGCCAAGAGCTTGCTCGACGTGGGCGCGGACGTCATCGCCCAGCACCAGGACTCCCCCGGCCCGCAGGAGGCCGCCCAGGAGCGCGGCGCGTACTCCATCGGCTACAACTCCGACATGAGTCAGTTCGCGCCCAAGTCCCACCTGACCGCCGCGATCTGGAACTGGAGCGTGTTCTACAAGGACCAGGTTGAGAAGAAACTGAACGGCACCTGGAAGCCCGAGTCCCTGTGGTGGGGCATGGAAACCGGCATCGTGGACATCGCCCCCTTCGGCCCCATGGTACCCGAAGAGGTCAAGGCCCAGGTCGAGGCCGCCAAGCAGAAGATCATCGCCAAGGAGCTGGTGGTCTTTGCCGGCCCGGTCAAGAACCAGAAGGGCGAAGTGGTCATTCCCGACGGCCAGACCGCCACGGACGAGCAGCTGCTCGGCATGAACTGGTTCGTCCAGGGCGTCGTCGGCAGCACCGAATAA
- the map gene encoding type I methionyl aminopeptidase — translation MTAEGDKDIAGLKAIGRIVDEILSLLCAEVRAGVTTAELDAKAGLWLAERGALPTPKQVYDFPGNLCISINDEVVHGIPSEREIRSGDLVKLDLTADKDSYVADATRMASVGPMDKHVLKLARCAEAALGKGLEQARAGKRLRDIGRAVEAEVRRQGFAIIPPLQGHGVGRTVHELPNVPNYDDPAATQELHEGLIITLEPIISMGKPDIRQLSDGWTLKTRDGSYSAHYEQTIMVTKGAPLVLTAQ, via the coding sequence GTGACCGCTGAAGGCGACAAGGACATAGCGGGATTGAAGGCCATAGGCCGCATCGTGGACGAAATTCTGAGCCTTTTGTGCGCCGAGGTGCGCGCGGGCGTGACCACGGCCGAGCTCGACGCCAAGGCCGGGCTGTGGCTCGCGGAGCGGGGAGCGCTGCCCACGCCCAAGCAAGTCTATGATTTTCCGGGCAATCTGTGCATCAGCATCAACGACGAGGTGGTGCACGGCATTCCATCCGAACGGGAGATCCGGTCCGGCGATCTGGTCAAGCTGGACCTGACCGCGGACAAGGACAGCTATGTGGCCGACGCCACGCGCATGGCCTCCGTTGGGCCCATGGACAAGCACGTGCTGAAGCTGGCCCGATGCGCCGAGGCGGCCTTGGGCAAAGGGTTGGAGCAAGCCCGCGCCGGCAAGCGCTTGCGCGACATCGGCCGGGCCGTGGAGGCCGAAGTGCGCCGCCAGGGCTTCGCGATCATACCGCCGCTTCAGGGCCATGGCGTGGGACGCACCGTGCACGAATTGCCCAACGTGCCCAACTACGACGACCCAGCCGCGACCCAGGAACTGCACGAAGGCCTGATCATCACCCTTGAGCCCATCATCAGCATGGGCAAGCCGGATATTCGTCAGCTCTCCGACGGCTGGACCCTCAAGACGCGCGACGGCTCGTATTCGGCGCACTACGAACAGACGATCATGGTCACCAAGGGCGCACCCCTGGTGCTTACGGCTCAGTAG
- a CDS encoding ABC transporter permease: MRLTVTKRQEPWKWGSCLIFPAALALALGLSALLLALHGKPPLEGMRLLFEGAFGSMHSLEDSLRKAVPLFLASLGVAVTFRMQVWNIGAEGQFALGCIGATWAVLTFPNLPMPLMLTLMLLCAAAAGALWALVPALLKTRLGVSEIITSLMLNYIGILLLEYLVYGPWKDPASFGFPMTIEFPVAATIPRLPGTRLHWGLALCAVFAVLIHVLFRHTRIGYELRASGSGARASRYARMNYNFLVVLSMLICGSLAGIAGFVEISAVVGRLQPSVMAGYGFTAIVVAWLSRLQPLVIALVSVLLAGLRVGVENLMLDLQVPAAFGGIIEGLVLLTVLSGQFFLIYRIKRVE, encoded by the coding sequence ATGCGCCTTACGGTGACAAAACGGCAGGAGCCCTGGAAGTGGGGCTCCTGCCTTATTTTTCCGGCCGCCCTGGCCTTGGCCCTGGGACTGTCCGCGTTGCTGCTCGCCCTGCACGGCAAGCCGCCGCTCGAAGGCATGCGCCTGCTGTTCGAAGGGGCCTTTGGCTCCATGCACTCCCTGGAAGATTCCCTGCGCAAGGCCGTGCCCCTGTTCCTGGCCTCGCTCGGCGTGGCCGTGACCTTCCGCATGCAGGTCTGGAACATCGGGGCCGAGGGCCAGTTCGCCCTGGGCTGCATCGGCGCGACCTGGGCCGTGCTGACCTTCCCCAACCTGCCCATGCCGCTCATGCTCACGCTCATGCTCCTGTGCGCGGCCGCGGCCGGAGCCCTGTGGGCATTGGTGCCCGCCCTGCTCAAGACCAGGCTCGGCGTAAGCGAGATCATCACCTCGCTCATGCTCAACTACATCGGCATCCTGCTCCTGGAGTATCTGGTCTACGGGCCCTGGAAGGACCCGGCCAGCTTCGGCTTCCCCATGACCATCGAGTTCCCGGTCGCCGCGACAATCCCGCGCTTACCCGGCACGCGCCTGCACTGGGGACTGGCCCTGTGCGCCGTCTTCGCCGTGCTGATCCATGTGCTCTTCCGCCACACGCGCATCGGCTACGAGCTGCGCGCCAGTGGCTCCGGCGCGCGCGCCTCGCGCTACGCGCGCATGAACTACAATTTCCTGGTCGTGCTCTCCATGCTCATCTGCGGCAGCCTGGCCGGCATCGCCGGTTTCGTGGAGATCTCGGCCGTGGTGGGCCGCTTGCAGCCCAGCGTCATGGCCGGCTACGGCTTCACGGCCATCGTGGTGGCCTGGCTGTCCAGGCTGCAACCGCTGGTCATCGCCCTGGTCAGCGTGCTGCTCGCGGGCCTGCGAGTGGGCGTGGAGAACCTCATGCTCGACCTGCAGGTGCCCGCGGCCTTCGGCGGCATCATCGAAGGCCTGGTGCTCCTCACGGTCCTGTCCGGGCAATTCTTCCTGATCTACAGGATCAAGCGGGTCGAATAG
- a CDS encoding aldehyde dehydrogenase family protein, with the protein MTEQELRALFLAQKRFFDEGHTKPYAFRRDALRRLSMAVKSNESALLKALSDDLGKPEDEAWVAEVGAVLAEARYAQGRLRQWMRPRSVPMPLLYQPSRGYVRDEPYGTCLILSPWNYPLGLALTPLVSALAAGNCVMLKPSSKAPHTSREIARILTEAFLPEHVFCIEGSAHTAELLLGQGFDFIFYTGSAKVGRQVMATAARTLTPMVLELGGKSPCIVDRNLSDAHVVTAAKRIVWGKFLNAGQTCVAPDYVLVHAGVKVELEAALVRAVKEFFGTDPSRSPAFGRIVNQDHYQRLTGLQAATRGRKLFGGDNHSGELYMAPAVFTDVHADDPLMQEEIFGPILPVLTVDSLASAIACINARPKPLALYLFTDNDEAVARVLRDTASGGVCINDTALQLGPRTLPFGGVGESGMGRYHGQAGFEAFGYQRSVMRRGFRPDWKFRYPPRPKLTGFKKALLRWLG; encoded by the coding sequence ATGACCGAGCAGGAGCTGCGCGCCCTCTTTCTGGCCCAGAAACGCTTTTTCGACGAAGGTCACACCAAGCCCTACGCTTTCCGTCGCGACGCCCTGCGGCGGCTGTCCATGGCCGTGAAGTCCAACGAGAGCGCTTTGCTCAAGGCCTTATCCGACGATCTGGGCAAGCCCGAGGACGAGGCCTGGGTGGCCGAGGTTGGCGCGGTGCTCGCGGAGGCTCGCTATGCCCAGGGGCGTCTGCGGCAGTGGATGAGGCCGCGCAGCGTGCCCATGCCGCTTCTGTATCAGCCCTCGCGCGGATATGTGCGCGACGAGCCTTATGGCACATGCCTCATCCTCTCGCCCTGGAACTACCCGCTGGGCCTGGCGCTGACCCCGCTGGTCAGCGCCCTGGCCGCAGGCAACTGCGTCATGCTCAAACCTTCCAGCAAGGCTCCGCACACCTCGCGCGAGATCGCGCGCATCCTCACCGAGGCCTTCCTGCCCGAGCACGTGTTCTGCATCGAGGGCAGCGCGCATACGGCGGAGCTGCTGCTGGGCCAGGGCTTCGATTTCATATTCTACACCGGCTCGGCCAAAGTGGGCCGACAGGTCATGGCCACGGCGGCAAGGACGCTCACGCCCATGGTGCTGGAACTTGGCGGCAAGAGCCCGTGCATCGTGGACAGGAACCTGTCCGACGCGCATGTCGTCACGGCGGCCAAGCGCATCGTATGGGGCAAGTTCCTGAATGCCGGCCAGACCTGCGTGGCCCCCGATTACGTGCTGGTCCACGCGGGCGTCAAAGTCGAGCTGGAAGCCGCGCTGGTGCGGGCGGTGAAGGAATTCTTCGGCACGGATCCGAGCCGCAGCCCGGCCTTCGGACGCATCGTTAACCAGGACCACTACCAGCGCCTGACAGGCCTGCAGGCGGCCACGCGCGGCCGCAAGCTCTTCGGCGGCGACAACCACTCCGGCGAGCTGTACATGGCCCCGGCCGTGTTCACGGACGTTCACGCGGACGACCCGCTCATGCAGGAGGAGATCTTCGGGCCGATTCTGCCCGTGCTCACGGTGGACAGCCTGGCCTCGGCCATCGCCTGCATCAACGCCCGACCCAAGCCCCTGGCCCTGTACCTGTTCACGGACAACGACGAGGCCGTGGCCCGCGTGCTGCGCGACACCGCCTCGGGCGGCGTGTGCATCAACGACACGGCCCTGCAGCTCGGGCCGCGCACCTTGCCCTTTGGCGGCGTTGGCGAATCCGGCATGGGCCGCTACCACGGGCAAGCCGGATTCGAGGCCTTCGGCTACCAGCGCAGCGTCATGCGGCGCGGCTTCCGGCCGGACTGGAAGTTCCGCTATCCGCCCAGGCCCAAGCTCACGGGCTTCAAAAAGGCCCTGCTGCGCTGGCTCGGATAG
- a CDS encoding phosphopantetheine-binding protein produces MNAAHALEHELQSIIVKACNVQDVPEEVLPEAPLIGPDSPLGLDSLDAVEIVVAVQAHYGVRIDDQNVARRVLASLRVLADFIRSRQ; encoded by the coding sequence ATGAATGCTGCCCATGCCCTGGAGCACGAGCTCCAGTCGATCATCGTCAAGGCCTGCAATGTGCAAGACGTGCCAGAGGAAGTGCTGCCCGAGGCCCCGCTCATCGGCCCGGACTCGCCGCTGGGCCTGGACAGCCTGGATGCCGTGGAAATCGTGGTGGCCGTGCAGGCGCACTACGGCGTGCGCATCGACGACCAGAACGTGGCCCGCCGAGTGCTGGCCAGCCTGCGCGTGCTTGCGGACTTCATCCGCAGTCGGCAGTAA
- a CDS encoding energy-coupling factor ABC transporter ATP-binding protein has product MSIPLFEAHGLSFRYPGRPAVTLPGLRVAAGDILGLAGPNGTGKSTLLRILAFLYPPSEGELRFDGRSVTSEAQRARLRRQVTLLPQEPRLLSRSVWHNVTYGLRVRGDKQNMDERAAEALDMVGLEPSRFLSRSWRQLSGGEAQRVALAARLVLRPRALILDEPTASLDAASAERIRQAALTARQERGTTLIIASHDLRWLDTVSDHVLRMGDYPE; this is encoded by the coding sequence ATGAGCATCCCGCTGTTCGAGGCCCATGGCCTGAGCTTCCGCTACCCCGGCCGACCGGCCGTGACCTTGCCTGGCCTGCGCGTCGCGGCCGGCGACATCCTCGGCCTGGCCGGGCCCAACGGCACGGGCAAGAGCACGTTATTGCGCATCCTGGCCTTCCTGTACCCTCCGTCCGAAGGCGAGTTGCGCTTCGACGGCCGGTCCGTGACAAGCGAGGCCCAGCGCGCCCGCCTGCGCCGCCAGGTGACTCTGCTGCCGCAAGAGCCCAGGCTTCTGTCGCGCTCCGTGTGGCACAACGTGACCTACGGCCTGCGCGTGCGCGGCGACAAGCAAAACATGGACGAACGCGCGGCCGAGGCCCTGGACATGGTCGGCCTGGAGCCGTCGCGCTTCCTGTCCCGCTCCTGGCGACAGCTCTCGGGCGGCGAGGCTCAGCGCGTGGCCCTGGCCGCGCGCCTCGTGCTGCGGCCGCGCGCGCTCATCCTGGACGAGCCCACGGCCAGCCTGGACGCGGCCTCGGCCGAGCGCATCCGCCAGGCCGCCCTGACAGCGCGGCAGGAGCGCGGCACCACGCTCATAATCGCCAGCCACGACCTGCGCTGGCTCGACACCGTATCCGACCACGTATTGCGCATGGGGGATTATCCCGAGTAA
- a CDS encoding molybdopterin-guanine dinucleotide biosynthesis protein MobB, producing MKAVSIIGYKKTGKTTLAVNLASELNSRGLRVAAAKFTHHAFDRAETDTAKLAEVCSAVMGLSENQTQVVWNAKRYLPDLLPLVSADVLIVEGGKSLGWLPRVLLLRSPGEADELGRDLALATYGDIGAPGLHSVSDVSELADIVLAKGFALPGLDCGACGLENCQALAERMVAGMGEGLRCKASHGGLRISVGGATLGMNPFVASIMRGSIMGMLSQLKGYAPGVSVHIDMD from the coding sequence ATGAAAGCCGTCAGCATCATTGGCTACAAGAAGACCGGCAAGACTACCCTGGCCGTAAACCTGGCCAGCGAGCTGAACTCGCGCGGCCTGCGCGTGGCCGCGGCCAAGTTCACGCACCATGCCTTCGATCGCGCCGAAACGGACACGGCCAAGCTGGCCGAGGTTTGTTCCGCGGTCATGGGCCTGTCCGAGAATCAGACGCAAGTGGTTTGGAACGCCAAGCGCTATCTGCCTGACCTGCTGCCCTTGGTGAGCGCCGACGTGCTCATCGTGGAGGGCGGAAAGTCGCTGGGTTGGCTGCCGCGAGTGCTGCTGCTGCGCTCGCCAGGCGAAGCCGACGAGTTGGGCCGCGACCTGGCCCTGGCCACCTATGGAGATATCGGCGCGCCCGGCCTGCATTCCGTGTCCGACGTGTCCGAACTGGCCGATATCGTACTGGCCAAGGGTTTCGCCTTGCCCGGCCTGGACTGCGGGGCCTGCGGCCTGGAGAATTGCCAAGCCCTGGCCGAGCGCATGGTCGCAGGCATGGGCGAGGGCCTGCGCTGCAAGGCCTCGCATGGCGGCCTGCGCATCAGCGTGGGTGGGGCGACTCTGGGCATGAACCCATTCGTGGCCTCGATCATGCGCGGCTCCATCATGGGCATGCTCAGCCAGCTCAAAGGATACGCTCCGGGCGTTAGCGTGCATATCGACATGGACTAA
- a CDS encoding ABC transporter permease: MSIDLLLPLLAAAVQSGTPILYATLGEMFTERSGVLNLGVEGMMIVGALFAFVTAKLTGSPWLAFMVGGLAGMLFSSLHGLVCLVFQGNQVVSGLALTILGVGLANYLGTPHVGLPAPGFYPFAVPFLSDIPVLGRVLFRQDALVYLSYFMPVLYWWVWKRTRFGMAVEASGENPRAASAAGLNPRRLRWAGILIGGMLVGFGGAYLSLAYTHLWTNGLTAGRGWIAVALVIFAFWRPERAVLGAYLFGGVMAFQLRLQATGTDLPSSMLLMLPYALTILVLLFSAVRGKGVEAPAALGDNVEPEG; encoded by the coding sequence ATGTCCATAGATCTTCTTCTTCCTCTTCTCGCGGCGGCGGTGCAGTCGGGCACTCCGATCCTGTACGCCACGCTGGGCGAGATGTTCACCGAGCGCTCGGGCGTGCTGAATCTGGGCGTCGAGGGCATGATGATCGTCGGCGCGCTGTTCGCCTTCGTCACGGCCAAGCTCACGGGCTCGCCCTGGCTGGCCTTCATGGTCGGCGGGCTGGCGGGCATGCTGTTCAGTTCGCTGCACGGCCTGGTCTGCCTGGTCTTCCAGGGCAACCAGGTGGTCTCGGGCCTGGCCCTGACCATCCTGGGCGTGGGCCTGGCCAACTACCTGGGCACACCGCACGTAGGCCTGCCCGCGCCGGGCTTCTACCCCTTCGCCGTGCCGTTCCTGAGCGACATCCCGGTGCTCGGCCGGGTGCTCTTCCGTCAGGACGCCCTGGTGTATCTGTCCTACTTCATGCCCGTGCTGTACTGGTGGGTCTGGAAGCGCACGCGTTTCGGCATGGCCGTCGAGGCCTCGGGCGAGAACCCGCGCGCCGCGTCGGCGGCGGGCCTCAACCCGCGCCGGCTGCGTTGGGCGGGCATACTCATCGGCGGCATGCTGGTGGGCTTCGGCGGGGCCTATCTGTCGCTGGCCTACACGCACTTGTGGACCAACGGGCTGACCGCCGGACGAGGCTGGATCGCCGTGGCCCTGGTCATATTCGCTTTCTGGCGGCCGGAGCGGGCCGTGCTTGGCGCGTACCTGTTCGGAGGCGTCATGGCCTTCCAACTGCGCCTGCAGGCCACGGGAACGGATCTGCCTTCGTCCATGCTGCTCATGCTGCCTTACGCCCTGACCATCCTCGTGCTGCTCTTCTCGGCCGTGCGCGGCAAGGGCGTAGAGGCCCCGGCGGCTCTGGGCGACAACGTGGAGCCGGAGGGCTAG
- a CDS encoding ATP-binding cassette domain-containing protein — MGEPAGMRDGHPVVRLEGISKSFGKVKANQDISLEVYPGQILALLGENGAGKSTLMSILAGRYQPDSGTIHIAGEPVRFTSSRDAIAAGIGMVYQHFMLVETMSVAQNVLLGQEGGFILNPKEMEERVGRLAERYSLALDPAARVGTLSMGERQRVEILKLLYRDSRVLIFDEPTAVLTPPEVAQLFPALRAMANVGKAIVFISHKLEEVLSLADDVAVLRRGRIVDKVSVKDVSSKADLANRMVGKEVLLEVDKQPVEVGEVLLEIEGLSGHGLKDIDLRVRRGEIVAIVGVAGNGQKALAEVLAGLREPLAGSVNLLGKPWKKFFSRASWRRTVSYVPEDRQGLATVKDLNLVDNVLLTTRRGFTSGPFLRKGRAAKVTDWLIRNFNVQPGDAAAQAGQLSGGNLQKLVLAREFYREPQLIIAEQPSQGLDVGATEEVWRQILAARNNAGLLLITGDLGEALQLADRVAVMFEGRFMGVFPVSDQERVDKIGLMMAGVKD; from the coding sequence ATGGGCGAGCCGGCGGGCATGCGCGACGGCCATCCCGTGGTGCGCCTGGAGGGCATCAGCAAGTCCTTTGGCAAGGTCAAGGCCAACCAGGACATCAGCCTGGAGGTCTATCCAGGTCAGATACTGGCTTTGCTGGGCGAAAACGGCGCAGGCAAGTCCACGCTCATGTCCATCCTGGCCGGGCGTTATCAACCCGATTCCGGGACCATCCACATCGCCGGTGAGCCCGTCAGGTTCACCTCGTCCAGGGACGCCATCGCCGCGGGCATCGGCATGGTCTACCAGCACTTCATGCTCGTGGAGACCATGAGCGTGGCTCAGAACGTGCTGCTGGGCCAGGAAGGCGGCTTCATCCTCAATCCGAAGGAGATGGAGGAGCGCGTGGGCCGCCTGGCCGAACGCTACAGCTTGGCCCTTGATCCGGCCGCGCGCGTGGGCACTTTATCCATGGGCGAGCGCCAGCGCGTGGAAATCCTCAAGCTGCTCTACCGCGACAGCCGCGTGCTCATCTTCGACGAGCCCACCGCCGTGCTCACCCCGCCCGAGGTGGCCCAGCTCTTCCCGGCTCTGCGCGCCATGGCCAATGTCGGCAAGGCCATCGTGTTCATCTCCCACAAGCTGGAGGAAGTCCTGTCCCTGGCCGATGACGTGGCCGTGCTGCGCCGGGGCCGGATAGTGGACAAAGTGAGCGTCAAGGACGTTTCCTCCAAGGCCGATTTGGCCAACCGCATGGTCGGCAAGGAAGTTCTGCTGGAGGTCGACAAGCAGCCGGTGGAAGTCGGCGAGGTGCTGCTGGAGATCGAAGGACTATCGGGCCACGGCCTCAAGGACATCGATCTGCGTGTGCGGCGCGGCGAGATCGTGGCTATCGTGGGCGTGGCCGGCAACGGCCAGAAGGCCCTGGCCGAAGTACTGGCTGGCCTGCGCGAGCCGCTCGCGGGCTCGGTGAACCTCCTGGGCAAGCCCTGGAAGAAATTCTTCTCGCGGGCCTCCTGGCGGCGCACCGTAAGTTACGTGCCCGAGGACCGCCAGGGCTTGGCCACGGTCAAGGACCTGAACCTCGTGGACAACGTGCTGCTCACCACACGCAGGGGCTTCACGAGTGGGCCGTTCCTGCGCAAGGGCCGCGCGGCCAAGGTCACGGACTGGCTCATCCGCAACTTCAACGTGCAGCCCGGCGACGCGGCGGCCCAGGCCGGCCAGCTTTCGGGCGGCAACCTCCAGAAGTTGGTGCTCGCGCGCGAGTTCTACCGCGAGCCGCAGCTCATCATCGCCGAGCAACCCTCGCAGGGCCTGGACGTGGGCGCGACGGAAGAAGTCTGGCGCCAGATCCTGGCCGCGCGCAACAACGCGGGCCTGCTGCTCATCACCGGCGACCTAGGCGAGGCCCTGCAGCTCGCCGACCGCGTGGCGGTCATGTTCGAGGGCCGCTTCATGGGCGTCTTCCCGGTAAGCGACCAGGAGAGGGTCGACAAGATCGGCCTCATGATGGCAGGCGTAAAGGACTGA